In Antarcticibacterium arcticum, the genomic stretch GTAGGTAATACATTTTCAGGTCTTGTAGGAGGGTTACCCATTACACAAGTTATTGTGAGAAGTACCGCCAATGTTATGAGTGGAGGAAAATCAAAAGTTTCTTCAATTATACATGGTTTTCTTCTGTTGTTTAGTGTAATTTTAATACCCAGATACCTTAATCTTATTCCATTGGGTGTTCTTGCGGCGGTTCTTCTTATCATTGGTTATAAGCTTGCCAATCCTAAGCAATTCCTTCAAATGTCGAAATTGGGGAAATCGCAGTTTATCCCCTTTTTAGTTACAGTAATTGCCATTGTGGCGACAGATTTACTTGTGGGTATTCTTTTAGGATTAGCTGTGGGAATAATTACTATCTTGATTAATAGTTACAAGAATTCCCATTTCCTTCATATAGAGGATAAATCAAATGGGGTGCACCGTATAAAAATGGAACTTGCAGAAGAAGTTACATTTCTTAATAAAGGAGCCATCCAGCGCGAGCTGAATGCCCTTCCTGAAAATTCATATGTAACCCTGGATGTACGTAAAACCAGGTCTCTTGATCTTGATATTCTGGAGATTCTGGACGATTTTGCAGTAACTGCGGACAGAAAAAATATTACCATGAAACTTATCTCTGAAAGGGGAGAGGTAGAAAACCCGAAAAGTTACCGTGAATTCTTTGGAGTAACCGTCTTTGAGGGGGCGCATTAGTAAAACGAATTAATAATTAAAATATATAGCAATGAGTGATTTTTATAAGCAATTAATTGAGAATAACAAGAAATGGGTTGAGACGAAATTAGATCTGGATCCCCAATTTTTTGAAAAACTTTCTAAAGGTCAAAAGCCACCTGTATTATGGATAGGTTGTGCAGATAGCAGGGTTCCTGCAAATGAGATCATTGGAGCAGAACCTGGAGAAGTATTTGTTCACAGGAATATTGCCAACATGGTTGTGCATTCTGATATGAACATGCTAAGTGTTCTGGACTATGCGGTGAATGCGCTGAAAGTAAAGCATGTGATAGTTTGCGGACATTATGGTTGCGGGGGTGTAAATGCAGCTATGACGAACCAATCTATTGGGATTATAGATAACTGGATTCGTCACATTAAAGATGTATACCGGGTTCATAAAAAGGAACTTGATGGAATAGAGGACCAGACAAAGAGATTCGACAGGTTTGTAGAATTGAATGTAACTGAGCAGGTGTATGACCTTGCAAAAACATCTATAGTACAAAATGCCTGGAATAATGGCCAGGACCTTACCATTCACGGTTGGGTGTATGGGGTAGATTCAGGAATTATCAAGGATCTTGGAGTAAACTTTAAAAATGACTCTGAACTTGATGCTGTTTATCAATTGAACTTTTAAACTGGTGTTTAATTTGTTTGTTTGCATGGGTCGGCAACTTTGCCGGCCCTCTTGCATTATATAACATACTTAGTTCACCACTTCTTCCTCTTCTTTGGGCTCATTAATTTCTTCCAGGAATTCGAGATCCTGTACTTCCCTGAGTATGGAAGGTACAATGGCCGGTGCGAGTGCTTTAATGGGAGGATACAACACAGAAGCTCCCAGAGTTTCTTCTTCAATAATATTTACATCCTCATTGGTGGCACTAAAAAACATTATGATAACGCTGGTTATAAAAGCCACTTTTATTAAGCCGAAGGCTGCTCCCAGAAGCTTATTTATAATTCCCAGAGCGGCAAAATTGGCCACAGTAGTTAGGAACTTCCCTGCCAGGGAAATTACAAATACAATTAGAATGAAGGTAATTGCAAATGCTGTGAGATGCACAAACTGAATATTCCAGGAAACACGGTTAGTTAAGAAATCACTTAAAAAATGAGAGAAATAAATCGCTCCGTAAATTCCTGCAACAAAGGCCACAAGGGAAGCGAGTTCGGCAAAAAATCCACGGAAAAAGCCTCTTATGACTCCATATAGAAGGATAAGTGCAAGGACAATATCAACTATATTCATGCTTTAAAGATAGTTTTTACAAAGCCTAAGATACGTATCTTTGCCAAATGTCAAGAGATGAAAAACTAAAAGAACGCTGGACCGGCGTGCAACAGAAATTATCAAACC encodes the following:
- a CDS encoding CvpA family protein, with the translated sequence MNIVDIVLALILLYGVIRGFFRGFFAELASLVAFVAGIYGAIYFSHFLSDFLTNRVSWNIQFVHLTAFAITFILIVFVISLAGKFLTTVANFAALGIINKLLGAAFGLIKVAFITSVIIMFFSATNEDVNIIEEETLGASVLYPPIKALAPAIVPSILREVQDLEFLEEINEPKEEEEVVN
- the can gene encoding carbonate dehydratase — translated: MSDFYKQLIENNKKWVETKLDLDPQFFEKLSKGQKPPVLWIGCADSRVPANEIIGAEPGEVFVHRNIANMVVHSDMNMLSVLDYAVNALKVKHVIVCGHYGCGGVNAAMTNQSIGIIDNWIRHIKDVYRVHKKELDGIEDQTKRFDRFVELNVTEQVYDLAKTSIVQNAWNNGQDLTIHGWVYGVDSGIIKDLGVNFKNDSELDAVYQLNF